In Herpetosiphon gulosus, the DNA window AATAATTCTAGGAGCATCTTTTAATGAAACGTTTAATGCTTGGTTTATTGGTCTTGATTTTGGCTGCTTGTGGCTCGGAAACCACCTCAACGACAGCTCCTAGCACGAGCAATGGTACTGCAAATACGCTTGGTTCGTTGACAATCGACGGCTCATTTGCCCGCCCAGCCTTTGCTGCTGCTACGATTATGCAAACCCCAACCATGGCGACTACGCCGGTTAGCCCAACGATGGGTGGTGGTATGAGCGGTGGCAGTGCTATGATGGGCAGCAATAGCGCTGCCTATATGACGATTCGCAATACTGGCGCTGCTGATAACTTAATTTCAGCCTCAACCGATGTTGCTGGCAAAGTTGAGCTGCATACGGTCGTGGCCGATGGCGATGTGATGCGCATGGAACAAGTCGAAAAAATCGAAGTGCCAGCCAATGGCGAAGCACTGTTGAAACCAGGCGGCTTCCATGTGATGTTGTTGGAAGTCAAGCAAGATCTCAAGGTTGGCGATACAATTGATTTGACCTTAACTTTTGAAAAAGCTGGCACGATTACGCTCAAAGTGCCTGTGCAAATGCCTAGTGCGCAATAAAGAACACAGGGTTAGTGGTTAGGGGTTAGGGGCCAGAAACTGCCAGTAGAATAAGCCGATTGAATTTGATCAAGCTTTGGTTTACCAAACAGCTACTACTGAATATAAAACCTAGTTCAAATCCCTCGTCTAGTTGCTTGCTGGACGAGGGATGTTGATTTTAGCCATCTTAGGCGGCCATGGCTTGGTCATTTGGGGCTTGGCGTACCAGTTCGGCAGCGCTGATCCAGCCTTCGATCGTGGTGGGTTTTTTATCTTTACGGCCAAGATATCGTTGGACGGCGTTCCAATTGTTGCCACCAACAACTGAGGCATAGCGGGCAAAGAACCGCCGTTCGGCTTCGCTGGCATCGACAGGGCGGCCAGTGCGCTCGGAACTATTGCCAAAAGCCTCGTCAAGCGCCAGTTCGGGGTAGAGCGTAGCAAGTTTGGCGGGATAATTTGCGCCTAATTTGAGATGCAAAGGCCGTGGTGGCTTAATAATTGGTCGCATCTGACGTTGATCGCCATCGCGCTCGACCAGAATAATCGCATCGGCCTCGTAGGTAATATGTTCGTCGGCCAGCACGCGCAAGCCCACATCGGCATGATTGCGATCTTCACTTTGTTCGCTATATTGTTTGGCCAAGTGGCCGATGATAATCACGTGGAAGCCATGTTGTTTTAGCTCGGTTAGGCCAGTATAAATCGCTTGCAAGTTGCGATTGAAAGAAGCATATTCATCAAACTCAATTTGGGTTTTGCGGTCGGTTTCAGCGCCAGCCCGTTGTTGTGCATGGGCTCGCATCGCTTGTAGCAGCTTAGAAACTGAATCGAGCACCACCGTATCGCCACTTTTGCCGAGCCGCTGAATCTCTTGCATGGCCGCCAAAAGTTGTTGCAGCGAGAGGGTTTGGACTGCTTGAATCGATTTGTGGACTCCAGGCTTGCCCAAAAGATTCTTGGCAGCACCTTCGGTATCCAAAATCCAGACCGTGCCACTGCGGCGGGTGCTGGCGGCTAAGTGCGATTTGCCTGCGCCTGCTTGCCCTGTCAAAATAAATAAACTGCCTGTTTCAAGTTGGTCTAGCGACTGAAACATTGTGCGATTCCTTTCATGAACTCGGTTACCCATAGCCATTGCTGGCCCGTATCCGTCAATCTACATAAAAAATATAGAACAAATGTTTCGAAGTGTCAAGCAGTAAAAAGCCACAGGTTTGGGCCTGTGGCTTAAATCATTAGCTAAATCTTATGGTTTAGGGTTTGAGATCGCTGCCTTCGATCTGTTTTTTGGCTTCGCGGCGGTTACGGCGGCTTTCGCGGCGCTCGGCGATTGCGTGGTTTTCA includes these proteins:
- a CDS encoding copper chaperone PCu(A)C; its protein translation is MKRLMLGLLVLILAACGSETTSTTAPSTSNGTANTLGSLTIDGSFARPAFAAATIMQTPTMATTPVSPTMGGGMSGGSAMMGSNSAAYMTIRNTGAADNLISASTDVAGKVELHTVVADGDVMRMEQVEKIEVPANGEALLKPGGFHVMLLEVKQDLKVGDTIDLTLTFEKAGTITLKVPVQMPSAQ
- a CDS encoding AAA family ATPase, which encodes MFQSLDQLETGSLFILTGQAGAGKSHLAASTRRSGTVWILDTEGAAKNLLGKPGVHKSIQAVQTLSLQQLLAAMQEIQRLGKSGDTVVLDSVSKLLQAMRAHAQQRAGAETDRKTQIEFDEYASFNRNLQAIYTGLTELKQHGFHVIIIGHLAKQYSEQSEDRNHADVGLRVLADEHITYEADAIILVERDGDQRQMRPIIKPPRPLHLKLGANYPAKLATLYPELALDEAFGNSSERTGRPVDASEAERRFFARYASVVGGNNWNAVQRYLGRKDKKPTTIEGWISAAELVRQAPNDQAMAA